The Magnetococcus marinus MC-1 genome contains the following window.
TCCATACCTGTTGCTGGCGTTCCGCAACCAATTTATCCAGGTGCTTCTCCAGCTCTTTGGAAAGGTTGATGTTGAGCGCTTTTGCCTTCTGAACAAGCTCACTGTTCATGCTTAGATTGACGCGATCTTTCTTGGCGCTTTCAGTTTGAGAAGTATGCATCATCCGTCACCGTTGAGGTCTACAGT
Protein-coding sequences here:
- a CDS encoding type II toxin-antitoxin system CcdA family antitoxin — translated: MMHTSQTESAKKDRVNLSMNSELVQKAKALNINLSKELEKHLDKLVAERQQQVWKEENQEAIKQYNSRVLTDGLFGDKLRQF